A part of Balneolaceae bacterium genomic DNA contains:
- the arsD gene encoding arsenite efflux transporter metallochaperone ArsD translates to MTIQTDKQTKIEVYDPPMCCSTGVCGPEVDQKLVDFNNDLKWLKSQGVEVQRYNLGQEAEAFKNHPEVITRIQKMGTDILPIIVVNGKLELEGDYPTRALLIDLCQLDEKSKSNEKGAAEKPHESIYNARINELVAIAASLASNCEPCLKHHYKEAEKLGIAKEDLARTLQMAQQVKESPASDMVQLANKLLGVSSQPSNGCAPGSGCC, encoded by the coding sequence ATGACTATCCAAACGGACAAACAAACCAAAATTGAAGTGTACGATCCTCCAATGTGTTGCAGCACGGGCGTGTGCGGACCGGAGGTGGATCAAAAACTGGTGGATTTTAATAACGACCTGAAATGGCTGAAAAGCCAGGGGGTTGAAGTACAGCGATATAACCTGGGGCAGGAGGCTGAAGCGTTTAAAAATCACCCTGAGGTGATCACGCGTATTCAAAAAATGGGAACCGATATTCTTCCGATTATCGTCGTAAACGGTAAGCTGGAGCTGGAAGGAGATTATCCCACACGTGCGCTGCTAATAGATCTGTGCCAGCTGGATGAAAAATCCAAAAGCAATGAAAAAGGAGCTGCAGAAAAACCACATGAGTCCATCTACAATGCCAGGATTAATGAACTGGTGGCGATAGCGGCTTCACTGGCATCTAATTGCGAACCGTGTCTGAAGCACCATTACAAAGAGGCAGAAAAACTGGGCATTGCCAAAGAGGACCTTGCCCGGACACTGCAGATGGCTCAGCAGGTAAAAGAAAGTCCGGCTTCCGATATGGTACAACTGGCAAACAAATTGCTGGGAGTATCTTCTCAGCCATCCAACGGCTGCGCTCCCGGAAGCGGATGCTGCTGA